One genomic region from Drosophila busckii strain San Diego stock center, stock number 13000-0081.31 chromosome 3R, ASM1175060v1, whole genome shotgun sequence encodes:
- the LOC108603308 gene encoding glutamate [NMDA] receptor subunit 1 produces MAARSNMAAAFVYQLLLCAAAAIVVNAQRHTASDNPSTYNIGGVLSNFDSEEHFHTIISTLNFNQQYVPRKVTYYNKTIRMDKNPIKTVFNVCNKLIEKRVYAVVVSHEQTLGDLSPAAVSYTSGFYSIPVIGISSRDAAFSDKNIHVSFLRTVPPYYHQADVWLELLSHFLYTKVIIIHSSDTDGRAILGRFQTTSQTYYDDVDVRATVEMIVEFEPKLESFTEHLIDMKTAQSRVYLMYASAEDAQVIFRNAAEFNMTGEGHVWIVTEQALHASNTPAGVLGLQLEHAHSDKGHIRDSVYVLASAIKEMISNETIAEPPKDCGDSAVNWESGKRLFQYLKTRNITGETGQVAFDDNGDRIYAAYDVINIRENQKQHVVGKFSYDSLRAKMRMRINDSEIIWGGKQKRKPEGIMIPTHLKVLTIEEKPFVYVRRMGDDEFRCEPDERPCPLFNASDATANEFCCRGYCIDLLIELSKRINFTYDLALSPDGQFGHYILRNSSGAMTLRKEWTGLIGELVNERADMIVAPLTINPERAEYIEFSKPFKYQGITILEKKPSRSSTLVSFLQPFSNTLWILVMVSVHVVALVLYLLDRFSPFGRFKLSHSDSNEEKALNLSSAVWFAWGVLLNSGIGEGTPRSFSARVLGMVWAGFAMIIVASYTANLAAFLVLERPKTKLSGINDARLRNTMENLTCATVKGSSVDMYFRRQVELSNMYRTMESNNYVTAEQAIQDVKKGKLMAFIWDSSRLEYEASKDCELVTAGELFGRSGYGIGLQKGSPWTDAVTLAILEFHESGFMEKLDKQWIFHGSVQQNCELFEKTPNTLGLKNMAGVFILVGVGIAGGVGLIIIEVIYKKHQVKKQKRLDIARHAADKWRGTIEKRKTIRASLAMQRQYNVGLMASHTPGTISLAVDKRRFPRLGQRLGPERAWPGDAAEVLRIRKPHELMVKPRPAQNALPPRYSPGYTSDVSHLVV; encoded by the exons ATGGCAGCCCGCAGCAATAtggctgctgcatttgtttatcagttgcttttgtgtgCGGCGGCTGCTATTGTTGTAAACGCACAAAGGCACACAGCTTCGGATAATCCCTCCACATACAATATAGGCGGTGTATTGAGCAATTTCGACAGCGAGGAGCATTTTCACACAATAATATCG ACGCTCAACTTTAATCAACAATATGTGCCACGCAAAGTCACCTACTATAATAAAACCATACGCATGGACAAGAATCCAATTAAGACGGTATTCAATGTCTGCAACAAGCTTATTGAAAAACGG GTCTACGCCGTTGTCGTTTCGCATGAGCAAACCCTCGGTGATTTGTCGCCGGCTGCTGTAAGCTATACGAGCGGCTTTTATTCAATTCCCGTCATTGGCATATCCTCGCGAGACGCAGCCTTCTCGGACAAAAATATACATGTCTCCTTTCTGCGCACTGTGCCCCCCTATTACCATCAGGCGGACGTTTGGCTCGAGCTGCTCAGTCACTTTCTATACACCAAG GTAATCATAATTCACAGCTCCGATACAGATGGACGCGCCATTTTGGGTCGTTTCCAGACCACCTCACAGACCTACTACGATGATGTCGACGTGCGTGCCACTGTCGAAATGATAGTCGAGTTTGAGCCCAAGCTGGAAAGCTTCACCGAGCATCTCATTGACATGAAGACGGCACAGTCCAGAGTGTATCTCATGTACGCCAG CGCCGAGGACGCTCAAGTGATATTCCGCAATGCTGCTGAATTTAATATGACGGGCGAAGGTCATGTGTGGATTGTGACGGAGCAGGCGCTGCATGCGAGCAATACGCCAGCCGGCGTGCTTGGATTGCAGCTGGAGCATGCCCACAGCGACAAGGGACACATTAGA GACAGTGTATATGTGCTGGCCTCGGCTATTAAGGAGATGATTTCAAATGAGACCATTGCCGAGCCACCCAAGGACTGCGGTGACTCTGCCGTCAACTGGGAATCag gcAAGCGACTGTTTCAGTATCTCAAGACTAGAAACATTACGGGGGAGACGGGTCAGGTGGCATTTGATGATAATGGCGATCGCATTTACGCCGCCTACGATGTTATCAATATACGtgaaaatcaaaagcagcatGTGGTGGGCAAGTTTAGCTACGATAGC CTGCGTGCCAAGATGCGTATGCGCATTAATGACAGCGAGATTATCTGGGGCGGCAAGCAGAAGCGCAAGCCGGAGGGTATAATGATACCAACGCATCTCAAAGTGCTAACCATAGAGGAGAAGCCTTTTGTCTATGTGCGTCGCATGGGCGATGACGAGTTTCGCTGCGAGCCAGACGAACGTCCCTGCCCGCTGTTCAATGCTAGCGATGCTACTG CTAACGAATTCTGTTGCCGTGGCTATTGCATTGATCTGCTCATCGAGCTGTCCAAGCGCATTAACTTCACCTACGACTTGGCGCTCTCTCCCGATGGGCAGTTCGGACACTATATTTTGCGCAATAGCAGTGGGGCGATGACGCTGCGCAAGGAGTGGACTGGTCTCATTGGCGAGCTTGTCAATGAACGCGCCGA CATGATCGTTGCACCACTAACCATCAATCCGGAGCGTGCCGAGTACATTGAATTCTCGAAACCATTCAAATACCAAGGCATTACAATACTCGAGAAGAAACCGTCACGATCGAGTACTCTTGTGTCTTTCTTGCAGCCATTTAGTAACACGCTATGGATCTTGGTAATGGTGTCTGTTCATGTTGTGGCGCTCGTGCTCTATCTGCTGGACAG ATTCTCACCGTTTGGACGCTTCAAGCTGTCGCACTCGGACAGCAACGAGGAGAAGGCGCTGAATCTTAGCTCGGCCGTGTGGTTCGCTTGGGGCGTGTTGCTCAACAGCGGCATTGGCGAGGGCACGCCACGCAGCTTCTCGGCTCGCGTGCTGGGCATGGTCTGGGCTGGCTTTGCTATGATCATCGTTGCCTCATACACTGCCAACTTGGCTGCGTTCCTTGTGCTGGAGCGTCCGAAGACCAAGCTAAGCGGCATCAACGATGCACGTCTGCGCAACACAATGGAGAACTTGACTTGCGCCACTGTCAAGGGCTCATCGGTGGACATGTACTTCAGACGGCAGGTGGAGCTATCGAACATGTATCGCACCATGGAGTCCAACAACTATGTGACTGCCGAGCAGGCCATACAGGATGTGAAGAAGGG caaGCTGATGGCTTTTATATGGGACTCATCGCGTCTGGAGTACGAGGCCTCCAAGGACTGTGAGCTGGTCACAGCTGGTGAGCTCTTTGGACGCAGTGGCTATGGCATTGGACTGCAGAAGGGCTCACCTTGGACGGATGCAGTAACGCTGGCAATACTCGAGTTTCATGAAA GTGGTTTCATGGAGAAGCTGGATAAACAATGGATCTTCCATGGCAGTGTGCAACAGAACTGCGAGCTGTTTGAGAAAACACCCAATACGCTGGGGCTCAAGAATATGGCAGGCGTGTTCATATTGGTGGGCGTGGGCATTGCTGGCGGCGTGGGTCTGATTATCATAGAGGTGATCTATAAAAAGCATCAGgtgaaaaagcaaaagcgtctGGACATTGCCAGGCATGCGGCCGACAAGTGGCGTGGCACTATAGAG AAACGAAAGACCATACGCGCCTCTTTGGCCATGCAGCGACAGTATAACGTGGGTTTGATGGCAAGCCATACGCCGGGTACGATTAGTTTGGCTGTCGATAAGCGGCGCTTTCCACGCTTGGGACAGCGCCTGGGACCGGAGCGCGCCTGGCCCGGAGATGCAGCCGAGGTGCTGCGCATACGCAAGCCGCATGAGCTGATGGTGAAGCCGCGTCCAGCACAGAACGCATTGCCGCCGCGCTACTCGCCCGGCTACACTAGCGATGTTTCGCACTTGGTCGTTTAA